In Maniola jurtina chromosome Z, ilManJurt1.1, whole genome shotgun sequence, the genomic window ATCCGCACCTTTTATCCGTAACTTAAATAGTTCATTTCTACACGGTCTAAAATTACCTTAATGCTAAAAATGGACTTCTTAAGTAAGTCCACCAAGTAACCATATTCGTTAATTAAGTAAAGATATGCGTTACTTAAATGAGGATTTAGGCCACGCAATGCTAGAATAACaatattcattacatgtgctcGTAAAGtgacttattattttataccaTAGCTGTAAAATAGACGACTACAATAGTACATGCGTGACAGAAATATTACGCAAAGGCCACCTATGTAGATCGTTTTTCTcaatactttttattcaaattctaATAAGTAGATACAAGTTCTAATTTTCTCGCTAATTTCACTCACAAATGTAATGCTGCTAATATAACCAAGTTATTAATTAGGACTTAGTAGTCGTGCCCAGAATCCACTTCATCCATGCATAAATACCTATATGGTCAATATGGTCGCAAAACAGTACAGCTGTTTTGAGACGGCCATCTTGCATAGATATATTTTGTAGTTGTAGTCGCATGTTGTAAGATAATAAAGGTTTAATAGTACCAGGTTATATGCTCCAGGGAAAACCTGACACTTATAACCtggtactattaaaaatatctgTAAAAGGTACTACTGGGAATACTGgtgatcataatattttactgattttatttaaaaaaagtgtatgatatacataatattatgcgcattattataaaaatgttgaCGCTGTTTCATATTCAActcaattcaattaaatttcatactattaaatTTGAGCCTTCGCTAATAAAAATCCAAACAatccataaaataaatactaaacttactaaactaaacttaaaactaggaAATTATTTTGTGTGCGAGCTAAAATAGCTATTACTTTGCGCACTtgcattataaataaatattaatagccTCTAGCAATACTGGGATACTGAACTTAGATATCTCATTTTCACAATGATACTGTGACTTAtcatctaaaataaataattaataaataattaatcatgtTTTTCATAGGTCAACTGTAGGGACCTCTATCACCTTACATTCTAACCCAGAACATGAAATTCAAATAAGAACGATTGCTACGAGTGGTCCCCACCATTTTACTTTGcctatctatcaacgcacagctggATGGatcggctgaaatttggcatgcagatagctattatgacgtagacatccttaaaaaaaggatttttgaaaatctaaaagGGTACAACaagggtttgaaagtgtagtgcACGCGAAAGAAGTTATGAGCATTTAAACTAGTCAGTGAAAGCTTTTGACTATTTCGTGGGTCGTCGTAAAGTATTGTTTTTGTGGCTAATTTACACATATACCTCTGAATAGAGCAATCATGTCATCACAGTTAAAATCCCACTCTATCAATGGATTTATAGACACTGTTATCGTTATCCCCATTGACAGAGTGAGAATTTAGTAGACGAGTTGAACATAAAAAACACACAATACATTGGTGCAGCCTGTAATTATAAGTGGAACATGCAACACGCGGTCGTCACCTCAACCGGCTCGGCACGCACTCCGCAACAAAGTCTTATGCTGCTGTAAAGTAGCAGTCacaataatctaaatatatacaagtgtaaattaaaaattttcaacacccccgacaaatcattttcaaataaataattatgtatatctaggcaacgtccatcttgacagcttcacatttgtcaattgacacttgaatattatgaacctaagggttatctaaccttcttttctacaagaaaactagaaaatagctgataacttttaaacggctgaaccaatttttttggattatagctaagaacactctcgatcaagccacctttcaaacaaaaaaaagtaaattaaaatcggttcattcgtttaggcgctacgatgccacagacagatacacagatacacagatacacagtaacacagatacacagatacacccgtcaaacttataacacccctctttttgggtcgggggttaaaaggaaaaggtgactaactgactgaatgATTGCTCTATCAACGCACACCTCAAACAATGGGACGAATCAGTCTGGAATTCGGCATATAAATtcgctattatgatgtagacatccgttaGGAAAGGATATTAGAAATTTCAACCCCTAAAAtgggggtttaaaatttgtataatccactcggacaaagtcgcgggctgTAAAATGTAGATAaacattttattgtaataatcgCTAATAAGGTTTCCGcacccgaaaggtgccaataTAGAACCCCTTTACTAAGCAGCCGCtatcagtccgtctgtccgtccgtctgtctatcagcaggctatatcttatgaaccgtaataatagagagttgaaattgtcATTATGTATTTccattgctgctataacaataaatataaagaAACCGAGATgatgaatttcaaaatatcttgtaatggaaccctccgtgtgcgagTCCTATTCGCATttaaccggtttttattttaaataactactaaagcatttaaaaaaatcatttttcgcGCTCACGCTTCATTCATTTGTAGTTCTACGAAACAGATTTCGATAAAATTAACTTATCTGTTATGTGCGGCGTAAACAGTCAAATCACAAGTAAGTAAATAACAAAATGTAGTCGATTTCATAATTTAATGACGAAAATACATAATGTAAGATTTTACTACGTCaaataaatcttaaatttaaagCTGAAACTTAAATCAGCCGATGTGAACGAGTCTTTAATATGCACGAGTGAGTGTAGGTACTCTCGCTTTCCGTGCACCAACAAAAAACAATGAGAAAACTGTTTACAATAATAAATCACTGTgtattacctaagtatataacTCTCGGGGGATTAAGTCGCGCCCGATTTAGTACTACCTACCTGTTTGACTTTTATCTAGGAATAATTGCCCTCACTATACGCTCCCATAGGCTCGGTGGTCGGGTAGTAGTTGGGTACGTAAGAGATGATGGCATGCAGATTCTAACCGGCTGATTGGATGCCGCCGCCATCACAAAGGGATACGGATGTCTCACTACAGGAGATGAGGTCCCAACTAAGCTTATAGTTCTCCTCGGAATCTTTGGCGGTTGATTTCTGGTTGAATGTCGGCGGCTCCCTCCACCCAACACTATAACTGGGAAGCCGGATTTAGTTGGCCTGGCACTTCTAGTCGCCGGTCGAGCCGTGGTGGTAGAGAATGTTTCTATTAGTTCAGGAAAGACACTGTCGTCGTAATCTCTCTCTTCGGCCACTGGAGCGACGTACATAACTTGTTTAAGGCTGTTTATGTCTTGAACCAATTTAGCGTGCTCTTTGATTATTTCGTCACGGTTCCAAAGTAAATCGATTCTTCGTGAGATATCATTAAAGCCTTTGGTTGAGCTGGGCCAATATCTTGGGGTTGTTATGTCCAGTATCTTCCCGAAATTTTTATGCATCGGCCAgcctaaataaatgaaaaaaaaacgtaattaGCCAGCGATTTTAGTTAATAAATAGATACAATTAGATAGTAGATAGATACAATTACTGCGGTAGGTCATTTATACTCATAGTAAGTATAGATTCGTTTTCTGAATTCTGAGACCTATTAGAAAACATGACATATGAATTGGATCATACTCTACATCTCAAGTCTGCTTATTTAAGATTACCTAAACATTACATACATTATCATACATAACGTAACTAGGTATgctaaaacattattattta contains:
- the LOC123880275 gene encoding uncharacterized protein LOC123880275, producing MYRWLVVWQALLYVASGTLDLRLLNPRYPSASQFECYDYPPAMPLRSYDTGWPMHKNFGKILDITTPRYWPSSTKGFNDISRRIDLLWNRDEIIKEHAKLVQDINSLKQVMYVAPVAEERDYDDSVFPELIETFSTTTARPATRSARPTKSGFPVIVLGGGSRRHSTRNQPPKIPRRTISLVGTSSPVVRHPYPFVMAAASNQPVRICMPSSLTYPTTTRPPSLWERIVRAIIPR